In Rhododendron vialii isolate Sample 1 chromosome 9a, ASM3025357v1, the following are encoded in one genomic region:
- the LOC131300830 gene encoding aminodeoxychorismate synthase, chloroplastic isoform X3 has translation MYHYLYEEHAFDNIVISPGPGSPTCSADIGICLKLLLECRDIPILGVCLGHQALGYVNGAQVIHASEPVHGRLSEIEHNGCRLFNNIPSGRNSGFKVVRYHSLVVDVESLPKELIPIAWTSSTKTLPFHGTQKSNGGVSHAYQSPVYDKISVDSSSRKSKNGSSRPSCDLDMKRGEVLMGIMHSTRPHYGLQFHPESVATCHGRQIFKNFREITEDYWLRLRSSSIGKGKFYHTACMQVPQSNRLFRDIQLMNKLDESNYRTMRNIANPSRQSSHGKFLKLKWKKLERLASQVGGARNIFCELFGDHKANNTFWLDSSSIEKKRARFSFFGGKSGSLWKQVTFRLSDQSDMTFKGGGNLFIEDAQGSTSCTYLEDGFFEFLNKELQSFSYEEKDFDGLPFDFYGGYIGYIGYNLKVECGVASNSHKSRTPDACFFFSDKFLVIDHQNDDVYIMSLTERSTLQTAWLDLVEEKLLSLKASAAEKVTSYYSQLVLDTSKEVGFLSEKSREHYIKDVEKCQNFIKDGESYELCLTTQMRKRIGEIDCMGLYLKLREKNPAPYAAWLNFSKEDLSICCSSPERFLRLDRNGILEAKPIKGTIARGSTPEEDELLKMQLQCSSEKDQAENLMIVDLLRNDLGRVCKPGSVHVPHLMEVESYATVHTMVSTIRGEKRSNATAVDCVKAAFPGGSMTGAPKLRSMELLDSLETCSRGIYSGSIGFFSYNQTFDLNIVIRTVVIHEGEASIGAGGAVVALSKPEEEYNEMILKTRAPVNAVLEYQRGLQ, from the exons ATGTACCATTACTTGTATGAAGAACATGCCTTCGACAATATTGTCATATCACCAGGTCCTGGCTCTCCAACATGCTCAGCAGATATAG GAATATGTCTTAAGCTGCTACTTGAGTGCAGGGACATACCTATTTTGGGTGTTTGCCTTGGGCACCAG GCTTTAGGCTACGTGAATGGTGCTCAAGTTATCCATGCATCTGAACCAGTTCATGGACGTTTGAG TGAAATTGAACACAATGGATGTAGACTATTCAACAATATTCCTTCTGGCAGAAATTCAGGGTTCAAG GTGGTTCGATATCATTCCCTTGTGGTAGATGTAGAATCACTTCCAAAGGAACTCATACCTATAGCGTGGACCTCTTCCACTAAAACACTTCCTTTTCATGGGACCCAAAAGTCTAATGGTGGTGTCTCTCACGCTTATCAAAGTCCAGTATATGACAAAATATCTGTTGATTCTTCCTCAAGAAAGTCTAAAAATGGAAGTTCTAGGCCTTCCTGTGATTTGGACATGAAGAGGGGAGAAGTCCTTATGGGCATAATGCATTCTACCAGGCCTCACTATGGCTTGCAG TTTCACCCTGAGAGTGTTGCAACCTGTCATGGGAGACAAATATTCAAGAATTTCAGGGAAATCACTGAAGATTATTGGCTCAGGTTGAGGTCGTCCTCCATTGGCAAGGGAAAATTCTATCATACTG CATGCATGCAGGTGCCCCAATCAAACCGGCTGTTCAGAGATATACAATTGATGAATAAGTTGGATGAGAGTAATTACCGCACCATGCGCAATATTGCAAATCCATCACGTCAAAGCAGTCATGGTAaatttttgaagttgaaatggAAGAAGCTTGAGAGGTTGGCTAGTCAAGTTGGTGGAgcaagaaatattttttgtgagCTGTTCGGAGATCATAAAGCAAATAATACCTTTTGGTTGGATAGTTCATCGATAGAAAAG AAAAGGGCACGATTTTCGTTTTTTGGGGGTAAAAGCGGCTCTCTCTGGAAGCAAGTCACATTCAGATTGTCAGATCAAAG TGATATGACATTTAAAGGTGGAGGCAATTTGTTTATTGAGGATGCCCAGGGGTCTACTAGTTGTACATATTTGGAAGACggtttctttgaatttttgaacAAG GAGCTCCAGTCTTTTTCTTATGAAGAAAAAGATTTTGACGGATTGCCATTTGATTTTTATGGTGGATATATCGGTTACATTGG GTATAACCTCAAAGTTGAATGTGGCGTGGCATCTAACAGTCATAAATCAAGGACACCCGatgcttgttttttcttttcagacAAATTTCTAGTGATAGATCATCAAAATGATGATGTTTATATTATGTCCTTAACTGAGAGGAGCACTCTACAGACAGCATGGTTGGATCTTGTAGAGGAGAAGCTTTTGAGCTTAAAGGCTTCTGCAGCAGAAAAAGTTACATCATATTATTCGCAGCTTGTCTTGGATACTTCAAAGGAAGTGGGGTTTCTGTCTGAGAAATCTAGAGAGCACTACATTAAAGATGTTGAGAAATGTCAGAATTTTATTAAGGATGGGGAAAGCTACGAGTTGTGTCTTACAACTCAGATGAGAAAGAGAATAGGGGAAATAGATTGTATGGGTCTGTACCTTAAGCTTAGAGAAAAGAATCCGGCACCATATGCCGCTTGGCTAAATTTTTCAAAGGAAGACTTGAGCATCTGCTGTTCTTCACCTGAGAGGTTTCTGCGATTGGATAGAAATGGTATTTTGGAAGCCAAACCCATCAAAGGTACTATAGCTCGTGGTTCAACACCAGAGGAAGACGAACTGCTCAAAATGCAGTTGCAATGCAG CAGTGAAAAGGATCAGGCTGAAAATCTAATGATTGTTGACCTTCTAAGGAATGACCTTGGTCGTGTCTGTAAGCCGGGCTCTGTTCATGTGCCCCATCTTATGGAAGTGGAATCCTATGCAACTGTTCACACGATGGTGAGTACCATCCGGGGAGAAAAGAGATCAAATGCTACTGCTGTGGATTGTGTCAAAGCAGCGTTCCCAGGTGGCTCAATGACAGGAGCACCAAAGTTGAGGTCAATGGAACTCCTTGATTCTCTTGAAACTTGTTCTAGGGGAATCTACTCTGGCTCCATAGGGTTTTTCTCGTACAATCAAACGTTTGATCTTAACATTGTGATAAGAACAGTGGTTATTCACGAGGGTGAGGCTTCCATAGGAGCAGGAGGTGCTGTTGTCGCTCTTTCGAAACCGGAAGAGGAGTACAacgaaatgattttgaaaacaagaGCCCCTGTTAATGCTGTTTTGGAATATCAGCGCGGATTACAGTGA